A genomic stretch from Flavobacterium humidisoli includes:
- a CDS encoding serine hydrolase, translated as MKKQVFLYFTVLLFTSSISGQEIKDFFSTLAKNNLFNGSVLISKSGETIFSNSYGYSNMEKKEKINEKSQFTIASVSKTFTAVAILQLKQKGKLNIDDPVQKYLLDFPYPNVSIRHLLSHTSGLAQYYRLFDSAMKEKPEKIFSNEDIIPALIENKVPLSFAPGDKWEYNNVNFCLAALIVEKIAGINFRDYLAKNIFEPAKMKDSFLPKNRMLKEPNQVELYTYPNFYSTSVVNVQTLKETFLIDEKSNFYGPGGIVSTALDLQKYQKALFSYQLLGKKELEEALTPAKLNDGKIASYRAYEKEIAYGLGWQTYTNESNEKIAFHDGLNTGLTSILMHNITRNHTVILLSNTASQVFVIGNEALKIIENKPYKMPLPSLSRVYGSLLESGNKEKANQLIEEYLKKPDSYEVTERDFNRLGYQFLRSQKTDNSLLTFASATLIFPNSSNMYDSYGEALLQSGKKEDAIKMYQKSLELNPDNENGKKVLKKLL; from the coding sequence ATGAAAAAACAAGTATTTCTTTATTTTACGGTTTTACTTTTTACAAGTAGTATATCAGGACAAGAGATAAAAGATTTCTTTTCAACACTTGCTAAAAATAATCTTTTTAATGGCAGTGTTTTAATTTCCAAATCAGGAGAAACTATTTTCTCTAATTCTTATGGATATTCTAATATGGAGAAGAAAGAAAAAATCAATGAAAAATCTCAGTTTACAATTGCATCGGTATCAAAAACATTTACTGCGGTAGCAATACTGCAGCTTAAACAAAAAGGAAAATTAAATATTGATGATCCAGTCCAAAAATATCTTCTGGATTTTCCTTATCCAAATGTTAGTATTAGACATTTGCTAAGCCATACTTCTGGATTGGCGCAATATTATCGTCTATTTGATAGTGCAATGAAGGAAAAGCCAGAAAAAATTTTTTCTAATGAGGATATCATACCGGCATTAATTGAGAATAAAGTACCGCTTTCATTTGCTCCAGGAGACAAATGGGAATATAATAATGTTAATTTCTGTCTTGCGGCTTTAATAGTGGAAAAAATAGCTGGGATTAATTTTAGAGATTATTTAGCGAAAAACATTTTCGAACCTGCAAAAATGAAAGATTCATTTCTTCCTAAGAATAGAATGCTTAAAGAGCCAAATCAGGTAGAATTGTATACTTATCCCAATTTTTACTCGACTAGTGTAGTGAATGTTCAAACCCTAAAAGAAACTTTTTTGATAGATGAGAAAAGCAATTTCTATGGACCAGGAGGCATTGTAAGCACAGCTCTAGATTTGCAGAAGTACCAAAAAGCATTATTTAGTTATCAGCTTTTAGGCAAGAAAGAATTAGAAGAAGCACTGACACCAGCAAAACTTAATGATGGAAAAATTGCTTCTTATCGCGCGTACGAAAAAGAGATTGCCTATGGTTTGGGTTGGCAGACCTATACTAATGAGAGTAATGAAAAAATAGCTTTTCACGATGGACTCAATACTGGGCTTACATCAATTTTAATGCACAATATTACTAGAAATCACACTGTTATTTTGCTGTCTAATACAGCAAGTCAGGTTTTTGTTATAGGCAATGAAGCTTTGAAAATAATTGAGAATAAGCCTTATAAAATGCCTCTACCGAGTCTTTCGAGAGTCTATGGCAGTTTGCTCGAAAGTGGGAATAAAGAAAAAGCAAATCAGTTAATTGAAGAATATTTAAAAAAGCCAGACAGCTACGAAGTAACAGAAAGAGATTTCAATAGATTAGGGTATCAATTTCTTAGATCGCAAAAAACAGACAATTCTTTACTCACATTTGCGTCAGCGACATTAATTTTTCCAAATAGCTCAAATATGTATGATAGCTATGGAGAGGCGTTGCTCCAAAGTGGTAAAAAAGAGGATGCAATTAAAATGTATCAAAAATCTCTTGAATTAAATCCAGATAATGAAAATGGTAAAAAGGTATTAAAGAAGTTGTTGTAA
- a CDS encoding DUF4440 domain-containing protein yields MEGQIIELEKKYWHGVENNDYETVKNLTLFPCIVAGKNGIQSISEADFKNMFDSGQTNKIKVLNIYDVKEELIAENAAVIGYRLDFEIVDHSPKEPIKCVCTSTWIKENSKWTCVMHTETELEKN; encoded by the coding sequence ATGGAAGGACAAATTATAGAATTGGAAAAAAAATACTGGCACGGAGTTGAAAATAATGATTACGAAACGGTAAAAAATCTGACGCTGTTTCCTTGCATAGTTGCCGGAAAAAATGGTATTCAGAGTATCAGTGAAGCTGATTTTAAAAATATGTTCGACTCAGGGCAAACCAATAAAATAAAAGTACTGAACATCTATGATGTAAAAGAAGAACTAATTGCCGAAAACGCTGCCGTAATAGGATATCGTCTCGATTTTGAGATAGTAGATCATAGCCCAAAAGAACCTATCAAATGTGTCTGTACTTCTACCTGGATTAAAGAAAATAGCAAGTGGACATGTGTGATGCATACTGAAACAGAGCTGGAAAAAAATTAG
- a CDS encoding helix-turn-helix domain-containing protein yields MIYTTLLNIAIFQGIVLGIIILKSSLFNSKSNQYLAYAIFTLSLLLLNLVFEIEDAYSVFPFLRFIDDVETAFLLPVFIFLFIINRVDDAVKSRQKIFLFFIPFAYSAVLNVTYDLDAVAGLYKIPELGLNIIDVLNQIALIFALTFIPFVLVYSYFMIKHLKDKQEKKWVIILLSLVSALLFSWVIAIIIGLFFQFDISATMRILALFGTFLIHWTSYFGIYKYKLAKDRDSIYNFLNKDLAIADDNPFSISGSNHKEENKESINADNLHFQKLELLCKEHHIYTDSTLNREKIAEKLGISTGYLSQIVNVITGDNFANYINQYRVEAVKEMILNAEYENYNLLTMGLESGFTSKTTFYSAFKKVTGKTPKEYRNSKKMSSIL; encoded by the coding sequence TTGATTTATACAACACTTCTAAATATTGCAATTTTTCAGGGAATAGTATTAGGCATAATTATTTTAAAGTCTTCATTGTTCAATAGTAAATCAAACCAATATCTCGCCTATGCGATATTTACCCTTTCCTTACTTTTACTGAATTTGGTTTTCGAGATTGAAGATGCTTATTCAGTCTTTCCTTTTTTACGCTTTATTGACGATGTTGAAACCGCTTTTCTTTTACCTGTTTTCATATTCCTATTTATTATAAACCGAGTTGATGACGCTGTGAAAAGCAGACAAAAGATATTTTTATTTTTTATTCCATTTGCGTATTCAGCTGTTCTTAATGTTACATATGATCTTGATGCTGTAGCTGGCTTATATAAAATTCCCGAATTAGGCCTCAATATAATCGATGTATTAAATCAGATTGCGCTTATTTTCGCGCTTACATTTATCCCCTTCGTGCTGGTTTATTCTTATTTTATGATAAAGCATTTAAAAGACAAACAGGAAAAAAAATGGGTAATTATATTATTAAGCCTAGTTTCTGCATTATTATTTTCGTGGGTTATTGCCATCATCATAGGTTTGTTTTTCCAATTTGACATTTCGGCAACGATGAGAATTTTAGCTTTATTCGGAACATTTTTAATCCACTGGACTTCTTATTTTGGCATTTACAAATACAAACTTGCCAAAGACAGAGACAGCATTTACAATTTTCTAAATAAAGATTTAGCAATTGCAGATGATAACCCATTTTCAATTTCAGGAAGCAATCATAAAGAAGAAAACAAAGAATCAATAAACGCTGATAATCTTCATTTCCAAAAACTGGAACTTCTTTGCAAAGAACATCATATCTATACTGATAGTACATTAAACAGAGAAAAAATTGCCGAAAAATTAGGTATAAGCACGGGATATCTTTCACAAATTGTAAACGTGATCACGGGAGACAACTTTGCCAATTACATTAATCAATATCGTGTCGAAGCCGTAAAAGAGATGATTTTAAATGCTGAATATGAAAATTACAATTTGCTAACCATGGGATTGGAATCTGGATTTACTTCAAAAACTACTTTTTACAGCGCTTTTAAAAAAGTTACTGGCAAGACACCTAAGGAATACAGAAATAGCAAAAAAATGAGTTCCATTTTGTAA
- a CDS encoding DUF4269 domain-containing protein, with the protein MINFKNISYLKTGNLRQQAAFHMLTKHGVLDNLAEFDPILVGTIPINIDIENSDLDIVCYWKNKSDFIQKIKSQFEKESNFTIQEIVIDKKESVVANFFIDAFEIEIFGQNIPTELQNGYRHMLMEHQILSSKDENFRLEVIKLKEKGIKTEPAFGLLLGLNGNVYQELLDFKL; encoded by the coding sequence ATGATTAATTTCAAGAACATATCTTATTTAAAAACTGGAAATCTAAGACAGCAAGCTGCATTTCATATGTTGACTAAACATGGAGTTTTGGACAATCTTGCTGAATTCGATCCTATTTTGGTTGGTACAATTCCGATAAATATTGATATCGAAAACAGCGATTTGGATATTGTCTGTTATTGGAAAAACAAATCTGATTTTATTCAAAAAATTAAAAGTCAGTTCGAAAAAGAAAGCAATTTTACCATTCAAGAAATCGTGATTGATAAAAAAGAATCTGTTGTAGCAAACTTTTTTATTGATGCTTTTGAAATCGAAATCTTTGGACAAAATATCCCGACCGAACTTCAAAATGGTTACAGACATATGCTCATGGAGCACCAAATTCTAAGTTCAAAAGACGAAAACTTCCGATTGGAGGTCATAAAACTGAAAGAAAAAGGTATAAAAACAGAACCTGCATTTGGCTTGCTATTAGGCTTAAACGGAAACGTTTACCAAGAATTACTGGATTTTAAATTATAA
- a CDS encoding PQQ-binding-like beta-propeller repeat protein codes for MNEVISDYKHNQKINPNLKMKHKLIALLFVFTFANMSGQSPASKTNYTNSKLPTEEAVTNKSLKPLKKISLDDTSILIYDYDGSLFSWDLEVESIVWTVKASDAHTEMCANKITIQDGVVYIPFINGEIYAVDNGTGTIFWKSRLGNITDQIVLKDQTPIIANGKLFITAQNQNQSSNLYALDLKDGSLAWNYKLDTPNNDIEPLFFDNKIFTQSANNVYCFEANTGKLLYQKSFDETMTGKPVTDGESVFIAGDKNWLYALKPNSLDVLWQFKIEENQNNVKERIVCHDKKLYFAAQGPEVSSIYAVDSKTGTQLWKTDFKGDNVEYIVKEVDNLWGYTRKKKLFELDLSNGEIAFEEKLTTLPISNIEFPADDNLLYYYCDAGLIQFDLKEKDENVYYMRTSLKDDPYSAYLKIIR; via the coding sequence ATGAATGAAGTAATTTCAGATTACAAACACAATCAAAAAATCAACCCAAATCTTAAAATGAAACACAAATTAATAGCCCTTTTATTTGTATTCACCTTTGCAAATATGTCTGGACAATCGCCCGCCAGCAAAACCAACTACACCAACAGCAAACTGCCTACCGAAGAAGCTGTCACGAATAAGTCTCTAAAACCACTTAAAAAGATTTCTCTAGACGACACCTCAATTTTAATTTACGATTATGATGGTTCACTTTTTTCATGGGATCTGGAGGTCGAAAGCATTGTTTGGACGGTAAAAGCTTCAGACGCCCACACAGAAATGTGCGCTAACAAAATAACCATTCAGGACGGAGTTGTTTATATTCCGTTTATTAATGGGGAAATTTATGCCGTAGACAACGGAACAGGAACTATTTTTTGGAAATCTAGATTAGGAAACATTACAGATCAGATTGTCCTAAAAGACCAAACTCCGATTATAGCAAACGGAAAATTATTTATTACGGCTCAAAATCAAAACCAGAGCAGTAATTTATACGCGTTGGATCTAAAAGACGGAAGCTTAGCTTGGAATTATAAATTAGACACTCCAAACAACGATATTGAGCCATTATTTTTCGACAATAAGATCTTTACTCAAAGCGCAAATAATGTGTATTGTTTTGAAGCTAATACAGGAAAATTGCTTTACCAAAAAAGCTTTGATGAAACCATGACTGGAAAACCAGTTACAGATGGTGAAAGTGTTTTTATTGCAGGCGATAAAAATTGGCTGTATGCTTTAAAACCAAACAGTCTTGATGTTTTGTGGCAATTTAAAATAGAAGAAAACCAGAACAACGTTAAGGAACGCATAGTATGCCACGACAAAAAGCTATATTTTGCAGCGCAAGGACCAGAAGTTTCTTCAATATACGCTGTAGATTCTAAAACAGGAACTCAGCTTTGGAAAACAGATTTTAAAGGGGATAATGTAGAATACATCGTTAAGGAAGTGGATAATCTTTGGGGATATACACGCAAAAAGAAGCTTTTTGAACTGGACTTATCAAACGGTGAAATTGCATTTGAAGAAAAACTAACTACACTGCCAATTTCCAATATAGAATTCCCTGCCGATGATAACCTACTTTACTATTATTGCGATGCAGGCTTAATTCAATTTGATTTAAAAGAAAAAGACGAAAACGTATACTACATGCGCACCTCACTTAAAGATGATCCTTACAGCGCTTATTTAAAGATAATTCGATAA
- a CDS encoding M23 family metallopeptidase: MKYIKSAVYVFIFTSSFLLISCADMLMGDEGKYDEEVYLNYKTKTVLELPFEDDWYIVAGGKSLEKNHHFAPVRHQRYALDMVSIINRSNKTGDGTKNEDYYCFGKRLNAPGDGKIIAMENAIEDNVPGIKNSKKALGNYVVIDHLNGEYSFMLHFKKNSIIVAVGDTVIRGQQVGLAGNSGYSTGPHLHYHLQTTPSLETGVGIPMQFINYYTDDVFTERGEPTTGQTVRKK; the protein is encoded by the coding sequence ATGAAATACATCAAATCTGCAGTTTACGTTTTTATATTCACATCTTCTTTTTTGCTCATATCTTGTGCAGATATGCTGATGGGAGACGAAGGAAAATACGATGAAGAAGTCTATTTAAATTACAAAACAAAAACAGTGCTAGAATTGCCTTTTGAAGATGACTGGTACATAGTTGCAGGCGGAAAATCGCTAGAAAAAAATCATCATTTTGCACCTGTCCGCCACCAGAGATATGCACTCGATATGGTTAGTATTATAAATAGAAGCAACAAAACGGGAGACGGAACTAAAAATGAAGATTATTATTGTTTTGGCAAACGTTTAAATGCACCTGGCGATGGAAAAATTATTGCAATGGAAAATGCAATAGAAGATAATGTTCCTGGGATTAAAAACAGTAAAAAAGCATTAGGCAATTACGTTGTAATTGATCATTTAAATGGAGAATACTCTTTTATGCTTCATTTTAAAAAGAACTCGATAATAGTTGCAGTAGGAGATACTGTAATAAGGGGGCAGCAGGTAGGTTTGGCAGGAAACAGCGGTTATTCTACTGGTCCGCATTTGCACTACCATTTGCAGACAACTCCGTCACTGGAAACAGGTGTTGGTATTCCGATGCAATTTATAAACTACTATACTGACGATGTTTTTACAGAAAGAGGAGAACCTACAACCGGTCAAACAGTAAGGAAAAAATGA